From the genome of Sphingobacterium kitahiroshimense, one region includes:
- a CDS encoding sensor histidine kinase gives MRNGQIIIGYENSHFIDFVIDSKYRWIRHVLLIAAIIGIHFLPNNAPAEVDEKMKVWNLLVKCISIIILLALFYINHYVLIPVFMLRSKFLAYGGTLFAFYTIIFLSMLILESQELRFIKKPDQSLLDGKDFVILIILFTIFIAAVSSVKLFKIWIINLIRFKEFENNTLLSQLEQLKSQINPHYLFNTLNNINFLIYENPKLASKVLLKLSDILRNQLYLSKGDTIELGKEIEVLQNIIFLEEIRRDKFSVNFDVDAGMEAINIPPFLFIPFIENVVKHGAHQAMDGDLHVKINFTVANEQICFTCVNAKKKKVSVKEYGGLGLSNIRKRLDILYPNSYNLAIDDREDIFKVFLSIPIDGSNEYRTVKH, from the coding sequence ATGAGAAATGGACAAATAATTATCGGTTATGAAAATAGCCATTTTATAGATTTCGTAATTGACAGTAAATACCGCTGGATACGGCATGTTTTGTTAATAGCAGCAATCATAGGAATTCATTTTTTACCAAATAATGCGCCTGCAGAAGTTGATGAAAAAATGAAGGTGTGGAATCTACTGGTAAAATGTATTTCAATTATTATTCTCTTGGCTTTATTTTATATTAATCACTATGTTTTGATACCTGTGTTTATGTTGAGAAGTAAGTTTTTAGCTTATGGAGGTACTTTGTTCGCATTTTATACCATCATTTTCTTAAGTATGTTGATCTTAGAGAGTCAGGAATTGCGGTTTATTAAGAAGCCAGATCAATCTTTATTAGATGGAAAAGATTTTGTGATATTAATCATACTTTTTACAATTTTTATTGCGGCTGTAAGTAGTGTTAAGCTGTTTAAAATATGGATTATCAATTTAATACGATTTAAGGAATTTGAAAATAATACCTTACTAAGTCAATTGGAACAATTGAAAAGTCAGATTAATCCCCATTATTTATTTAACACACTTAATAATATCAATTTTCTCATTTATGAAAATCCTAAATTGGCATCAAAAGTATTATTGAAGCTTAGTGATATTCTTAGAAATCAGCTTTATTTATCAAAAGGGGATACGATAGAACTGGGAAAAGAAATTGAGGTACTTCAAAATATTATCTTTTTAGAGGAAATTCGAAGAGATAAATTTAGTGTGAATTTTGACGTGGATGCAGGTATGGAGGCGATTAATATTCCACCATTTCTATTTATTCCATTTATTGAAAATGTTGTGAAGCATGGTGCGCATCAGGCTATGGACGGAGATTTGCATGTCAAAATTAATTTTACTGTAGCCAATGAGCAGATTTGTTTTACATGTGTAAATGCGAAAAAAAAGAAAGTATCTGTCAAAGAATACGGAGGTTTAGGATTGAGTAATATTCGAAAGCGGTTAGATATTTTATATCCGAA
- a CDS encoding response regulator, with translation MENKKNKITVLYVDDEENNLVSFKATFRFKYKVLTAISGSEAIEIVKKNHVDIIVTDQRMPGMTGVQFLEEIIKINPEPMRILLTGYTDMAAVIDAVNKGKIFHYLNKPWSEEELDETINRAYDIYSERKNLLETYSKLEVSNEQLEFLLRQKLLS, from the coding sequence ATGGAAAATAAAAAAAACAAAATTACTGTATTATATGTTGACGACGAGGAAAACAATCTCGTTTCTTTCAAAGCAACTTTCCGTTTCAAGTATAAAGTACTTACTGCCATTAGTGGTTCTGAAGCTATCGAAATTGTAAAAAAGAATCACGTCGACATTATAGTTACAGATCAACGGATGCCAGGCATGACGGGTGTACAATTTTTAGAAGAAATCATCAAGATTAATCCAGAACCTATGCGCATTTTACTTACCGGTTATACCGATATGGCCGCAGTTATAGATGCTGTAAACAAAGGGAAAATTTTCCATTATCTAAATAAACCTTGGAGTGAGGAAGAATTAGACGAAACAATAAATCGGGCCTATGATATCTATTCTGAACGAAAAAATCTATTAGAAACATATTCGAAATTGGAAGTATCAAATGAACAATTAGAATTTTTACTTCGTCAAAAATTGCTTTCATAG
- a CDS encoding sensor histidine kinase — protein sequence MIKDIEILYIDDELNNLFGFKANFRYSYVIHTASSTVEAQEILIKNPKIRIIFCDQRMPNELGIDFFDRIKKDFPRPIRILLTAYADMETVIDAVNKGNIFRFVRKPWIEEEMISCIEEADKFYTANSMLDIKNEELEKAYHELDKFAYSVSHDLRDPLTGVLSAVKLGLKFDQVDQIHELLGLMDGSLTRLDLYIDSLRDYYLLRRGELMLSTINFSELFNDIQAFYNMSVRNNDVEFIISVDQKEEFICDKTVLELILHNLLSNSFKYQRKDCENKFVKLSVEVSDGNATLKVSDCGIGISSDYINDIFKLFFRASDQAEGMGFGLYNVKSALLKLQGTVDIESEVGVGTTFKIVVPSKKTY from the coding sequence ATGATAAAAGATATAGAAATACTATATATTGATGATGAATTAAATAACTTATTTGGTTTTAAAGCCAATTTTAGATATAGCTATGTTATACATACCGCTTCTTCAACAGTTGAAGCTCAAGAAATATTGATTAAAAATCCTAAAATCAGAATCATATTCTGTGATCAACGCATGCCAAATGAGTTAGGAATTGATTTCTTTGATCGTATAAAAAAGGATTTTCCAAGACCTATCCGTATCTTATTGACTGCTTATGCAGATATGGAAACTGTAATTGATGCTGTTAATAAAGGAAATATATTCCGTTTTGTCCGTAAACCATGGATAGAGGAGGAAATGATTTCCTGTATCGAAGAGGCTGATAAGTTTTATACAGCCAATTCTATGCTCGATATAAAAAATGAGGAACTAGAAAAAGCTTATCATGAGCTTGATAAATTTGCTTATAGTGTAAGTCATGATCTTCGCGATCCACTTACTGGAGTTCTATCAGCTGTTAAACTTGGGTTGAAATTTGATCAGGTCGATCAAATTCATGAGTTATTAGGATTAATGGATGGTTCGTTGACAAGACTGGATTTATATATCGATAGCTTACGTGATTATTATTTATTGAGGCGTGGTGAATTAATGCTATCTACAATTAATTTCAGTGAACTTTTTAATGATATTCAAGCATTCTATAATATGTCTGTTCGGAATAATGATGTAGAATTTATAATCAGTGTTGATCAAAAAGAAGAATTTATTTGCGATAAGACTGTCTTGGAATTAATCTTACATAATCTGCTTTCTAATTCTTTTAAATATCAAAGAAAGGATTGTGAAAATAAATTTGTTAAATTATCTGTCGAAGTTTCTGATGGAAATGCAACGCTGAAAGTAAGTGATTGCGGGATAGGAATCTCTTCAGACTATATCAATGATATTTTCAAATTGTTTTTTAGAGCAAGTGACCAAGCTGAGGGTATGGGATTTGGTCTTTATAACGTGAAAAGTGCGCTACTTAAATTACAGGGTACAGTTGATATTGAATCTGAAGTTGGAGTTGGAACAACTTTTAAAATTGTTGTTCCAAGCAAAAAAACTTATTGA
- a CDS encoding 7TM diverse intracellular signaling domain-containing protein, producing the protein MNQKKLLLTLLLFISFLCTNAFEGIRFVKDQSNSYIGKSVSVLKDQTKQLTFEDVRRQPNLFKASKDEVLNLGIENVNNWIQFEIINLSDKEKLVVNLSHANIDEVVFYTLKNGVVDSTSLKYGGDVKDRAYPHQFFLFEIPLKKGEKVTCFFKLRSNTQLMAPISIHTERGVMETLLETDIFSAIYIGLMLAMILYNIFLFFSTRESHYYVYVNYIFWVTIAQCIILGIFEPFFSIHSVWLSSRLLTFSGAMSGIAAIFFVKSFLQTAKDAPKLDKLLNIFLISYFIIIGFLAAGILIPAYKMVNIVAGGGSIIVLIVAFKLSGQKYKQTKYFLFAWCVFLVSVVVYVFKDYNILKYNFFTVRSVQIGSVIEAILLSFALGDKINIYRKEKEESQTRELATLLENERLIREQNVVLEQKVEERTSELMETNESLQATLKHLKETQSQLVEAEKMASLGQLTAGVAHEINNPINFVTSSVAPLKRDINMIWETLDEVESVALDDELTLSEKQSRIIAYKEEIDLEYLRTEVDFLLKGMSEGANRTAEIVKSLRIFSRVDEDTLKFADINEGLESTMVILNSLIQQGIEVDKNYGELPAIECYAGKLNQVFLNILTNAIYAINKKFQNNPGGILKLKTGLTEDESFMYISIADNGIGIPSEIREKIFEPFFTTKDVGEGTGLGMSIAYNTIAKHNGKIVVDSIVGEGTVFKLIIPIRQII; encoded by the coding sequence ATGAATCAAAAAAAACTATTATTGACTTTACTGCTTTTCATTTCATTTTTGTGCACCAATGCATTTGAGGGTATTCGCTTTGTTAAAGATCAATCAAACTCATATATTGGTAAGAGTGTCTCTGTTCTAAAAGATCAAACAAAGCAACTCACCTTTGAAGATGTACGTCGTCAGCCCAATTTATTTAAAGCAAGTAAAGATGAAGTACTTAACTTAGGTATTGAAAATGTTAATAATTGGATTCAATTTGAAATAATAAATCTTTCTGATAAGGAGAAGCTTGTTGTAAATTTGTCTCATGCTAATATTGATGAGGTCGTTTTTTATACTTTAAAAAATGGTGTTGTAGACAGTACAAGTTTAAAATATGGTGGTGATGTAAAAGATCGTGCTTATCCACATCAGTTCTTCTTATTTGAAATTCCTCTAAAAAAGGGTGAAAAAGTAACGTGTTTTTTTAAATTAAGGAGTAATACTCAATTGATGGCCCCAATCTCGATTCATACAGAGAGGGGGGTGATGGAAACTTTATTAGAGACGGATATTTTCTCGGCAATTTATATAGGGTTGATGCTTGCTATGATCTTGTATAATATCTTTTTATTCTTTTCGACTCGAGAATCACATTACTATGTTTATGTCAATTATATTTTCTGGGTTACAATTGCACAGTGTATAATACTAGGGATTTTTGAACCATTTTTTTCTATTCATAGTGTTTGGCTATCAAGTCGTTTGCTTACTTTTTCGGGAGCAATGTCAGGTATTGCAGCGATTTTCTTTGTAAAATCATTTTTGCAGACAGCAAAGGATGCTCCAAAACTTGATAAGCTCCTTAATATTTTTTTGATTAGTTATTTTATTATTATTGGATTTTTAGCTGCCGGGATTTTAATTCCAGCATATAAAATGGTAAATATAGTAGCTGGCGGTGGTTCTATAATTGTTTTGATTGTAGCATTTAAATTATCTGGACAGAAGTATAAACAAACAAAATACTTCCTTTTTGCCTGGTGTGTGTTTTTAGTGAGTGTTGTTGTATATGTTTTTAAAGATTATAATATCTTAAAGTATAATTTTTTTACAGTACGTTCTGTACAGATTGGTTCAGTAATTGAAGCAATATTACTTTCATTCGCATTGGGAGATAAAATTAATATTTATCGTAAAGAGAAGGAGGAATCGCAGACTAGAGAATTGGCTACTTTATTGGAGAATGAACGTCTTATTCGTGAGCAGAATGTGGTTTTAGAACAAAAAGTGGAAGAAAGAACGAGCGAATTAATGGAGACAAATGAGTCGCTGCAAGCGACTTTGAAACATTTAAAAGAGACGCAATCACAACTGGTAGAGGCCGAGAAAATGGCTTCTTTAGGGCAATTGACTGCTGGTGTAGCACATGAAATCAATAATCCGATTAATTTCGTCACCTCAAGTGTTGCGCCTTTGAAACGGGATATTAATATGATTTGGGAAACTTTAGATGAAGTGGAGAGTGTTGCCCTTGATGATGAACTGACCTTAAGTGAAAAACAATCTCGTATTATAGCTTATAAAGAAGAAATTGATCTGGAATACCTCAGAACTGAAGTAGATTTCTTATTGAAAGGAATGAGTGAGGGAGCCAATCGAACCGCTGAGATCGTTAAAAGTCTTCGAATCTTTTCACGTGTCGATGAGGACACACTTAAATTTGCTGATATTAATGAGGGTTTGGAATCTACGATGGTTATTCTAAACAGTTTAATACAGCAGGGGATTGAAGTTGATAAAAATTACGGTGAATTACCAGCGATAGAATGTTATGCAGGAAAACTTAATCAAGTTTTTTTAAATATATTGACTAATGCGATCTATGCGATCAATAAGAAATTTCAAAATAATCCGGGTGGAATTTTAAAATTAAAAACAGGATTAACTGAAGATGAGTCATTTATGTATATTAGTATTGCTGATAATGGCATTGGGATTCCTTCAGAAATTAGAGAGAAAATTTTTGAACCATTCTTTACCACTAAAGATGTTGGTGAGGGCACAGGTTTAGGTATGTCAATTGCTTATAATACTATAGCCAAGCATAATGGAAAGATTGTGGTTGATTCTATAGTCGGAGAAGGGACCGTTTTTAAATTAATTATTCCGATTCGACAAATTATTTAA
- a CDS encoding ThiF family adenylyltransferase, with translation MIDTLDVPYSPLYFRLANTHDRKSLEELRRKGDIVFEYNEIERQLNELGRCRYPADWESELKHQSFIQDFLQGKSLEEYGVWVYYPWRKTLVHLLDEKEFIEVRTNRNQLKITTEERDILAQKIVGVVGLSVGQSIALTMAMERTCGTLRLADFDELDLSNLNRLRTAVFNLAVPKVIIAAREIAEIDPFLKVEIFPEGLNTKNYNSFLGETDKIDLLVEVCDSFEVKLESRFNARALKIPVVMDTNDRGMLDIERFDQEPDRPIFHGLIGDLTMVELNTLSEGERLQYLMKIVNADQLSIRMKKSIPQIKKTLLSWPQLASEVVLGGAMTTNVCRRILLGERVSSGRYYLDMDSHIGSDFN, from the coding sequence ATGATTGATACGTTGGATGTGCCATACAGCCCATTATATTTTAGATTGGCTAATACTCATGATAGAAAATCATTAGAAGAGCTTAGGCGAAAAGGTGATATTGTTTTTGAATATAATGAGATTGAAAGACAGCTTAATGAGTTGGGACGTTGTCGCTACCCTGCTGATTGGGAATCAGAATTAAAGCATCAGTCATTTATACAAGATTTCCTACAAGGAAAGAGTTTGGAAGAATATGGTGTTTGGGTATATTATCCATGGCGAAAAACGCTTGTTCACTTATTGGATGAGAAGGAGTTTATTGAGGTAAGAACGAATCGAAATCAGCTTAAAATTACAACAGAGGAAAGAGATATTTTAGCTCAAAAGATAGTTGGTGTTGTTGGACTATCTGTCGGACAGTCAATAGCTTTGACAATGGCGATGGAGCGTACTTGTGGGACATTGAGACTTGCAGATTTTGATGAACTGGATTTAAGTAATTTAAATAGATTACGCACAGCTGTTTTTAATCTTGCTGTACCAAAAGTAATTATTGCAGCACGAGAAATAGCGGAAATAGATCCATTTTTAAAAGTCGAAATTTTTCCAGAGGGATTAAATACTAAAAATTACAATTCTTTTTTAGGAGAAACAGATAAGATCGATTTGTTAGTAGAGGTTTGTGATAGTTTTGAAGTTAAATTGGAAAGCAGATTTAATGCGCGCGCCTTAAAGATTCCGGTGGTAATGGATACTAATGACAGGGGGATGTTAGATATCGAACGATTTGATCAGGAACCCGACCGCCCAATTTTTCATGGCTTAATAGGTGATTTAACTATGGTAGAACTGAATACCTTATCGGAAGGCGAAAGATTACAATATCTAATGAAAATCGTCAATGCGGATCAATTATCCATTAGAATGAAGAAATCCATTCCACAAATCAAGAAAACATTACTTTCTTGGCCTCAACTTGCTTCAGAAGTTGTCTTGGGGGGAGCTATGACAACAAATGTCTGTCGGAGAATATTGTTGGGTGAGCGAGTATCTTCAGGACGATATTATTTGGATATGGACAGTCATATCGGTTCAGATTTCAATTGA